One part of the Streptomyces ferrugineus genome encodes these proteins:
- the nhaA gene encoding Na+/H+ antiporter NhaA: MAAPRPPAPARKVLGRLSLPERNFIADALRTETVGGVLLLLAAITALLWANIPALGDSYESVGHFHLGPEALGLDLSIEHWAADGLLAIFFFVAGIELKRELVAGDLRDPKAAVLPVVAALCGMVAPALVYILTNVTGGGSLSGWAVPTATDIAFALAVLAVIGTSLPSALRAFLLTLAVVDDLFAILIIAVFFTEQINFAALGGAVVGLSVFWLLLRKGVRGWYVYIPLALVIWGLMYNSGVHATIAGVAMGLMLRCHRHEGEEHSPGEHIEHLVRPLSAGLAVPLFALFSAGVAISGGALRDVFAQPETLGVVLGLVVGKMVGIFGGTWLTVRFTRASLSDDLAWADVFAVATLAGIGFTVSLLIGELAFEGDATLTDEVKAAVLLGSLTAALVATVLLKIRNAKYRRMCEEEDRDEDADGIPDIYEQDEPEYHLRMAAIFERKAAEHRRLAEEKAAARHALAEVAGRAGEEEHRRA, encoded by the coding sequence GTGGCTGCGCCCCGTCCCCCCGCTCCCGCCCGCAAGGTCCTCGGACGCCTTTCCCTGCCCGAGCGGAACTTCATCGCGGACGCGCTGCGCACCGAGACGGTCGGCGGTGTCCTGCTGCTGCTCGCCGCGATCACCGCGCTGCTCTGGGCGAACATACCCGCGCTGGGCGACAGCTACGAGAGCGTCGGCCACTTCCACCTGGGCCCCGAGGCCCTCGGGCTGGACCTGTCGATCGAGCACTGGGCCGCCGACGGACTGCTCGCGATCTTCTTCTTCGTCGCCGGGATCGAGCTCAAGCGTGAGCTGGTGGCCGGCGACCTCAGAGACCCCAAGGCGGCCGTGCTGCCGGTCGTCGCCGCCTTGTGCGGCATGGTGGCACCCGCGCTCGTCTACATCCTGACCAATGTCACCGGGGGCGGCTCCCTGTCGGGCTGGGCGGTCCCGACCGCCACGGACATCGCCTTCGCGCTCGCCGTGCTCGCCGTCATCGGCACCTCCCTGCCCAGCGCCCTGCGCGCCTTCCTGCTCACGCTCGCCGTCGTCGACGATCTGTTCGCGATCCTGATCATCGCGGTGTTCTTCACCGAGCAGATCAACTTCGCCGCGCTCGGCGGCGCCGTCGTCGGCCTGAGCGTGTTCTGGCTGCTGCTGCGCAAGGGCGTACGCGGGTGGTACGTGTACATCCCGCTCGCCCTGGTGATCTGGGGCCTGATGTACAACAGCGGCGTCCACGCCACCATCGCGGGCGTGGCGATGGGCCTGATGCTGCGCTGCCATCGCCACGAGGGCGAGGAGCACTCCCCCGGCGAGCACATCGAGCATCTCGTACGACCCCTGTCGGCCGGCCTGGCCGTGCCGCTGTTCGCGCTCTTCAGCGCCGGTGTGGCCATCTCCGGCGGCGCGCTGCGCGATGTGTTCGCCCAGCCGGAGACGCTCGGCGTGGTCCTCGGTCTCGTGGTCGGCAAGATGGTCGGCATCTTCGGCGGCACCTGGCTGACGGTACGTTTCACCAGGGCTTCGCTCAGCGACGACCTGGCGTGGGCCGACGTGTTCGCCGTCGCCACCCTCGCCGGCATCGGCTTCACCGTCTCGCTGCTCATCGGTGAGCTCGCCTTCGAGGGCGACGCCACCCTGACCGACGAGGTCAAGGCCGCCGTACTGCTCGGCTCGCTCACCGCGGCGCTCGTGGCGACGGTGCTGCTGAAGATACGGAACGCCAAGTACCGCCGGATGTGCGAGGAAGAGGACCGAGACGAGGACGCCGACGGCATCCCGGACATCTACGAGCAGGACGAGCCTGAGTACCACCTTCGGATGGCCGCCATCTTCGAACGCAAGGCCGCCGAGCACCGCCGCCTCGCCGAGGAGAAGGCCGCCGCACGCCACGCGCTTGCCGAAGTGGCGGGCAGGGCAGGCGAGGAGGAGCACCGTCGGGCATGA
- a CDS encoding alpha/beta fold hydrolase yields the protein MTDPAAPTPQPASVVRLDGPWTHRDVAANGARFHIAELGDGPLVLLLHGFPQFWWTWRHQLVALADAGFRAVAMDLRGVGGSDRTPRGYDPANLALDITGVVRSLGEPDAALVGHDLGGYLAWTAAVMRPKLVRRLAVASMPHPRRWRSAMLSDVKQTSASSYIWGFQRPWIPERQLTADDGALVGRLIRDWSGPRLPDDDAVDTYRSAIRIPSTAHCSIEPYRWMVRSLARPDGIQFNRRMKRPVRVPTLHLHGSLDPVMRTRSAAGSGEYVEAPYRWRLFDGLGHFPHEEDPVAFSTELINWLKDPEPDR from the coding sequence ATGACGGATCCCGCCGCCCCTACGCCGCAACCGGCCTCGGTCGTACGACTGGATGGTCCCTGGACACACCGGGACGTGGCCGCCAATGGTGCGCGCTTCCACATCGCCGAGCTGGGCGACGGTCCACTGGTCCTGCTGCTGCACGGTTTCCCACAGTTCTGGTGGACCTGGCGGCACCAGCTCGTCGCGCTCGCCGACGCGGGGTTCCGGGCGGTGGCGATGGACCTCAGGGGCGTGGGCGGCAGCGACCGTACGCCGCGCGGTTACGACCCGGCCAACCTCGCCCTCGACATCACCGGCGTGGTCCGCTCGCTCGGCGAGCCCGACGCCGCGCTGGTCGGCCATGACCTGGGCGGATATCTGGCGTGGACGGCGGCCGTGATGCGCCCCAAGCTGGTGCGGCGGCTCGCGGTCGCGTCCATGCCGCACCCCCGGCGCTGGCGCTCGGCGATGCTCTCCGACGTCAAGCAGACGAGTGCGAGTTCCTACATCTGGGGGTTTCAGCGCCCCTGGATTCCCGAGCGGCAGCTCACCGCCGACGACGGGGCGCTGGTCGGCCGGCTGATCCGGGACTGGTCCGGCCCGCGCCTGCCGGACGACGACGCGGTGGACACGTACCGCAGCGCCATCCGCATCCCGTCCACGGCGCACTGCTCGATCGAGCCTTACCGCTGGATGGTGCGCTCACTGGCCCGCCCCGACGGCATCCAGTTCAACCGCCGTATGAAGCGACCCGTGCGCGTGCCGACGCTGCATCTGCACGGCTCCCTCGACCCGGTGATGCGCACCCGCAGCGCGGCCGGCTCCGGCGAGTACGTCGAAGCGCCGTACCGCTGGCGTCTGTTCGACGGGCTCGGGCACTTCCCGCACGAGGAGGACCCGGTCGCCTTCTCCACCGAACTCATCAACTGGCTGAAAGACCCCGAACCCGATCGGTGA
- the acs gene encoding acetate--CoA ligase, with protein MSNESLANLLKEERRFAPPADLAANANVTAEAYEQAKADRLGFWAEQARRLTWAKEPAETLDWSNPPFAKWFKDGELNVAYNCVDRHVEAGHGDRVAIHFEGEPGDSRAITYAQLKDEVSKAANALLELGVQKGDRVAVYMPMIPETAVAMLACARIGAAHSVVFGGFSADALATRIQDADAKVVITSDGGYRRGKPSALKPAVDEAISKVDNVRHVLVVRRTGQDVAWDDSRDVWWHEIVERQSVEHTPEAFNAEQPLFILYTSGTTGKPKGILHTSGGYLTQAAYTHHAVFDLKPETDVYWCTADVGWVTGHSYIVYGPLANGATQVMYEGTPDTPHQGRFWEIVQKYGITILYTAPTAIRTFMKWGDDIPAKFDLSSLRVLGSVGEPINPEAWIWYRKHIGADRTPIVDTWWQTETGAMMISPLPGVTETKPGSAQTPLPGIAATVVDDEANEVPNGGGGYLVLTEPWPSMLRTIWGDDQRFIDTYWSRFEGKYFAGDGAKKDDDGDVWLLGRVDDVMLVSGHNISTTEVESALVSHPSVAEAAVVGATDETTGQAIVAFVILRGTANAEDENLIADLRNHVGATLGPIAKPKRVLPVAELPKTRSGKIMRRLLRDVAENRQLGDVTTLTDSTVMDLIQAKLPAAPSED; from the coding sequence GTGAGCAACGAAAGCCTGGCCAACCTGCTGAAGGAAGAGCGCAGGTTCGCACCCCCCGCCGACCTGGCCGCCAACGCCAATGTCACGGCGGAGGCGTATGAACAGGCCAAGGCTGACAGGCTCGGCTTCTGGGCCGAGCAGGCCCGCCGGCTGACCTGGGCCAAGGAGCCGGCGGAGACGCTGGACTGGTCGAACCCGCCGTTCGCGAAGTGGTTCAAGGACGGCGAACTCAACGTCGCGTACAACTGCGTGGACCGGCATGTCGAGGCCGGGCACGGCGACCGGGTCGCCATCCACTTCGAGGGCGAGCCCGGCGACAGCCGCGCCATCACCTACGCCCAGCTCAAGGACGAGGTCTCCAAGGCCGCCAACGCCCTGCTGGAGCTGGGAGTTCAAAAGGGCGACCGGGTCGCCGTCTACATGCCGATGATCCCGGAGACGGCGGTCGCGATGCTGGCCTGCGCCCGGATCGGCGCCGCCCACTCCGTCGTCTTCGGCGGCTTCTCGGCGGACGCGCTGGCCACCCGTATCCAGGACGCGGACGCCAAGGTCGTCATCACCTCCGACGGCGGCTACCGGCGCGGCAAGCCGTCCGCGCTCAAGCCGGCCGTGGACGAGGCGATCTCCAAGGTCGACAACGTGCGGCATGTGCTCGTCGTGCGCCGTACCGGCCAGGACGTCGCCTGGGACGACAGCCGTGACGTGTGGTGGCACGAGATCGTCGAGCGCCAGTCCGTCGAGCACACCCCCGAGGCGTTCAACGCCGAGCAGCCGCTCTTCATCCTCTACACGTCCGGTACGACGGGGAAGCCGAAGGGCATCCTGCACACCTCGGGCGGCTACCTCACCCAGGCCGCGTACACCCACCACGCCGTCTTCGACCTCAAGCCGGAGACCGACGTCTACTGGTGCACCGCCGACGTCGGCTGGGTCACCGGCCACTCGTACATCGTGTACGGGCCGCTGGCGAACGGTGCGACGCAGGTGATGTACGAGGGCACGCCGGACACCCCGCACCAGGGCCGGTTCTGGGAGATCGTGCAGAAGTACGGGATCACGATCCTGTACACGGCGCCCACCGCGATCCGCACGTTCATGAAGTGGGGCGACGACATCCCCGCGAAGTTCGACCTGAGCAGCCTGCGCGTCCTCGGCTCGGTCGGTGAGCCGATCAACCCCGAGGCGTGGATCTGGTACCGCAAGCACATCGGCGCCGACCGGACGCCGATCGTCGACACCTGGTGGCAGACCGAGACCGGCGCGATGATGATCTCGCCGCTGCCGGGCGTGACCGAGACCAAGCCCGGCTCCGCGCAGACGCCGCTGCCCGGCATCGCCGCGACCGTCGTCGACGACGAGGCCAACGAGGTGCCCAACGGCGGTGGCGGCTATCTGGTCCTGACCGAGCCGTGGCCGTCGATGCTGCGCACCATCTGGGGCGACGACCAGCGGTTCATCGACACCTACTGGTCGCGCTTCGAGGGCAAGTACTTCGCCGGTGACGGGGCGAAGAAGGACGACGACGGGGACGTCTGGCTGCTGGGCCGCGTGGACGACGTCATGCTCGTCTCCGGGCACAACATCTCGACCACCGAGGTGGAGTCGGCGCTCGTCTCCCACCCGTCCGTGGCCGAGGCGGCCGTCGTCGGCGCCACCGACGAGACGACCGGGCAGGCGATCGTCGCCTTCGTGATCCTGCGCGGCACGGCGAACGCCGAGGACGAGAACCTCATCGCCGACCTGCGCAACCACGTCGGCGCCACCCTCGGCCCGATCGCCAAGCCCAAGCGGGTCCTCCCGGTGGCCGAGCTGCCCAAGACCCGCTCCGGCAAGATCATGCGCCGACTGCTGCGGGACGTGGCCGAGAACCGCCAGCTCGGTGATGTGACCACGCTCACCGACTCCACCGTCATGGACCTCATCCAGGCGAAGCTGCCGGCGGCGCCGAGCGAGGACTGA
- a CDS encoding phage holin family protein has translation MSAPDGSPVGAERSIGQLFASATTEMSALVHDEIALAKAQLKQDVKRGATSGGAFTAAGAVLLFSLPMLNFALAYGIRTWSDWNLAICFVLSFAANVVVAGLLALIGVVFAKKAKKSKGPQKVAASMKETAGVLQKAKPHPRPAPAPELEVRAPAAIEAVARSSS, from the coding sequence ATGAGCGCACCCGACGGCAGCCCGGTCGGCGCCGAACGCAGCATCGGCCAGCTGTTCGCCTCGGCGACGACCGAGATGTCGGCGCTGGTGCATGACGAGATCGCCCTGGCGAAAGCGCAGCTCAAGCAGGACGTCAAGCGCGGCGCGACCAGCGGCGGCGCGTTCACGGCGGCCGGCGCGGTGCTGCTGTTCTCCCTGCCGATGCTGAACTTCGCCCTCGCGTACGGCATTCGGACCTGGAGCGACTGGAACCTCGCGATCTGCTTCGTGCTGTCCTTCGCCGCGAATGTCGTCGTCGCCGGTCTCCTCGCGCTGATCGGCGTCGTCTTCGCGAAGAAGGCCAAGAAGAGCAAGGGCCCGCAGAAGGTCGCCGCCTCGATGAAGGAGACCGCGGGCGTCCTGCAGAAGGCCAAGCCGCACCCGCGTCCGGCCCCCGCTCCGGAGCTGGAGGTCCGGGCGCCGGCGGCCATCGAGGCTGTGGCACGCTCGTCGTCATGA
- a CDS encoding MarP family serine protease: protein MNVLDILLLVAAVWFAIVGYRQGFVVGILSVIGFLGGGLVAVYLLPVIWDALTDNAEVNTTAAVVAVVVVIVCASVGQALTTHLGNKLRRYITWSPARALDATGGALVNVVAMLLVAWLIGSALAGTTLPTLGKEVRSSKVLLGVSRALPDQADTWFADFSSVLAQNGFPQVFSPFSNEPINEVQPPDPALANSPVAARAQRSIVKVMGTATSCGKVLEGTGFVFADRRVMTNAHVVGGVDEPTVQIGGEGRRYDAKVVLYDWERDIAVLDVPDMDAPALRFTATDAESGDGAIIAGFPENGAYDVRAARVRGRLPANGPDIYHRGTVRRDVYSLYAVVRQGNSGGPLLTPEGKVYGVVFAKSLDDADTGYALTADEIQEDIVKGRTANQQVDSDSCAL, encoded by the coding sequence GTGAACGTGCTGGACATCCTGTTGCTGGTCGCCGCCGTCTGGTTCGCGATCGTGGGCTACCGCCAGGGCTTCGTCGTCGGCATCCTGTCGGTGATCGGCTTCCTCGGCGGCGGCCTCGTGGCCGTCTACCTGCTGCCGGTCATCTGGGACGCGCTGACCGACAACGCCGAGGTGAACACGACCGCCGCCGTCGTCGCGGTCGTCGTCGTGATCGTCTGCGCCTCCGTCGGCCAGGCCCTGACCACGCACCTCGGCAACAAGCTGCGCCGGTACATCACCTGGTCCCCGGCCCGCGCCCTCGACGCCACCGGCGGCGCCCTCGTCAACGTCGTCGCGATGCTCCTCGTCGCCTGGCTGATCGGTTCCGCCCTCGCCGGGACGACGCTGCCGACGCTCGGCAAGGAGGTCCGCAGCTCCAAGGTGCTGCTCGGCGTCTCACGGGCGCTGCCCGACCAGGCCGACACCTGGTTCGCGGACTTCTCCTCCGTGCTCGCGCAGAACGGCTTCCCGCAGGTCTTCAGCCCGTTCTCGAACGAGCCCATCAACGAGGTCCAGCCGCCCGACCCGGCCCTGGCCAACAGCCCGGTGGCCGCCCGCGCCCAGCGCTCCATCGTCAAGGTCATGGGCACGGCGACGAGTTGCGGAAAGGTCCTGGAGGGCACCGGCTTCGTCTTCGCCGACCGCCGGGTCATGACCAACGCGCATGTCGTCGGCGGCGTCGACGAACCCACCGTCCAGATAGGCGGAGAGGGCAGGCGGTACGACGCGAAGGTCGTCCTCTACGACTGGGAGCGCGACATCGCCGTACTGGACGTACCGGACATGGACGCGCCCGCGCTGCGGTTCACGGCCACCGACGCCGAGAGCGGCGACGGCGCGATCATCGCGGGCTTCCCGGAGAACGGGGCGTACGACGTGCGAGCCGCGCGCGTGCGCGGGCGCCTGCCGGCCAACGGCCCGGACATCTACCACCGCGGCACCGTGCGCCGTGACGTCTACTCGCTGTACGCGGTCGTCCGCCAGGGCAACTCCGGCGGCCCGCTGCTCACGCCCGAGGGCAAGGTGTACGGCGTGGTGTTCGCCAAGTCCCTCGACGACGCCGACACCGGCTATGCGCTCACCGCGGACGAGATCCAGGAGGACATCGTCAAGGGGCGTACCGCCAACCAGCAGGTGGACAGCGACAGCTGCGCGCTCTGA